A portion of the Chryseobacterium tructae genome contains these proteins:
- a CDS encoding ferritin-like domain-containing protein, with amino-acid sequence MKNTVHVSNQGVTLDTSRRNFLKLSGVGLAIAGFTMIGCDNDDDFQLMDNTPIFDLGSGDVGVLNYAYALEQLEADFYTKVVNNFYTGISSIEKEVFTDLYHHEVVHRDFFKAAISSVTQNVLPKLDFQYPNVNFNDRNSVLATAKALEDTGVAAYNGAGKYITNSAYLVIAGKIVSVEARHASAIRNLINPGSADFSGDDVVDANGLDLAKEPKDIVMAAGGFIKTRFTWKERGIN; translated from the coding sequence ATGAAAAACACGGTTCATGTTTCTAATCAAGGAGTAACCCTTGACACCAGCAGAAGAAACTTTTTAAAATTGAGTGGAGTAGGATTGGCCATTGCAGGATTTACAATGATAGGATGTGATAATGACGATGATTTTCAACTGATGGATAATACACCGATTTTTGATCTTGGATCAGGAGATGTAGGGGTATTAAATTATGCTTATGCTCTGGAACAACTGGAAGCTGACTTTTATACTAAAGTAGTCAATAATTTTTATACCGGTATTTCCAGTATTGAAAAAGAGGTTTTTACAGATCTATACCACCACGAAGTCGTCCATAGAGACTTTTTCAAGGCTGCCATTAGCAGTGTTACTCAGAATGTTCTTCCCAAACTGGATTTTCAGTACCCTAATGTAAATTTTAATGACAGAAATTCTGTATTGGCTACAGCAAAAGCATTGGAAGATACAGGAGTGGCAGCATACAACGGTGCCGGAAAATACATCACCAATTCCGCTTATCTTGTGATTGCCGGAAAAATAGTTTCGGTAGAAGCCAGACATGCTTCGGCCATTAGAAACTTAATCAATCCCGGATCTGCAGATTTTTCAGGAGATGACGTAGTGGATGCTAACGGTCTCGACCTTGCCAAAGAGCCTAAAGATATTGTAATGGCAGCAGGTGGATTTATCAAAACACGCTTCACATGGAAAGAAAGAGGCATTAATTAA
- a CDS encoding fasciclin domain-containing protein, whose protein sequence is MNTRTKITVLAMVALSFAFSGKVTAQMMKEKTVMVGGAPMYPSKNIIENAVNSKDHKTLVAAVKAAGLVETLEGKGPFTVLAPTDAAFAKLPKGTVETLVKPENKAMLTSILTYHVLPGKYSAKEIWAAVKAGNGKSMMKTVQGEELTFWTKGKDLYIKDAKGNNAKVTIADVNQSNGVIHVIDTVLMP, encoded by the coding sequence ATGAACACACGAACAAAAATCACAGTTTTAGCAATGGTAGCTTTATCATTTGCTTTCAGTGGGAAGGTAACTGCACAGATGATGAAAGAAAAAACAGTAATGGTAGGAGGAGCTCCTATGTATCCTTCTAAGAATATTATTGAAAATGCCGTAAATTCTAAAGATCACAAAACGCTAGTTGCTGCGGTAAAAGCTGCAGGATTAGTAGAAACATTAGAAGGAAAAGGGCCCTTCACTGTATTGGCTCCTACTGATGCTGCATTTGCGAAACTTCCGAAAGGAACAGTAGAAACTCTTGTAAAGCCTGAAAATAAAGCAATGCTTACAAGTATATTGACATATCATGTGTTACCAGGAAAATACAGTGCTAAAGAAATTTGGGCTGCCGTGAAAGCAGGAAACGGTAAAAGTATGATGAAAACAGTACAGGGCGAAGAACTTACTTTCTGGACAAAAGGTAAAGATCTTTATATAAAAGATGCAAAAGGAAATAATGCAAAAGTGACTATTGCTGATGTCAATCAATCCAATGGAGTTATTCATGTTATTGACACAGTTCTAATGCCTTAA
- the msrB gene encoding peptide-methionine (R)-S-oxide reductase MsrB, with amino-acid sequence MTAGAGEYKAQTDHFKTKNPYYSNTAETPLRVSNSEWKKILKPELYQVAREGATETAFTGKYYELDEKGTYYCAVCGNALFLSTSKFATTCGWPSFYQPIRKNSVSYRKDTSYNMIRTEVLCGRCGSHLGHIFEDGPKPTGNRFCMNSICLDFVPIKKINN; translated from the coding sequence ATGACAGCTGGAGCTGGAGAATATAAAGCACAAACAGATCATTTTAAAACTAAAAATCCCTATTACTCGAATACTGCTGAAACCCCGCTGAGAGTAAGTAATTCGGAATGGAAAAAGATCTTAAAACCGGAACTCTATCAGGTAGCAAGGGAAGGCGCCACAGAAACTGCATTTACAGGCAAGTATTATGAGCTTGATGAAAAAGGAACTTATTATTGTGCCGTTTGTGGAAACGCTCTATTTCTTTCTACTTCCAAATTTGCAACAACTTGTGGCTGGCCTTCTTTTTACCAACCCATCCGTAAAAACAGCGTTAGCTACAGAAAAGATACTTCTTACAATATGATCCGAACAGAAGTTCTATGTGGCAGATGTGGTTCTCATCTGGGACATATTTTCGAAGATGGCCCAAAACCGACTGGAAATCGATTCTGTATGAATTCCATCTGTCTAGACTTTGTTCCAATAAAAAAAATAAATAACTGA
- a CDS encoding RNA polymerase sigma factor, giving the protein MDRKIKAIKTTCSEEELIVLLKEKNENGFHYLYDHYSGALYGVVLRIVQSKEYTEEILQDVFVKIWNSIHQYDASKGRFYTWMINIARNTAIDYLKSKGFQNELKNQSLPDFVYNTAELSTQNNSSDYIGFNNVLEGLEVDKQELINLAYYQGYTQHEISEKLKIPLGTVKTKMRNALMKLKDLLKDYQ; this is encoded by the coding sequence TTGGATAGAAAAATAAAAGCTATTAAAACAACCTGTTCAGAAGAGGAACTTATCGTTTTACTAAAAGAAAAAAACGAAAATGGTTTTCATTATCTATATGACCACTACTCTGGTGCGTTGTATGGGGTTGTTCTTCGTATTGTTCAGTCTAAAGAATATACAGAAGAGATCCTCCAGGATGTTTTTGTTAAAATTTGGAATTCCATTCATCAATATGATGCTTCTAAAGGAAGGTTTTATACCTGGATGATCAATATTGCTCGTAATACAGCAATTGATTATTTGAAATCTAAAGGATTTCAGAACGAACTTAAAAACCAATCACTTCCCGATTTCGTATATAACACTGCAGAGCTTTCAACACAGAATAACTCATCCGATTATATTGGATTTAATAATGTGCTTGAGGGGCTTGAAGTTGACAAGCAGGAACTTATTAATCTTGCTTACTATCAGGGATATACCCAGCATGAAATATCCGAGAAACTGAAGATACCGCTGGGAACTGTAAAAACGAAAATGCGGAATGCATTGATGAAATTAAAGGATTTGTTAAAAGATTATCAATAA
- a CDS encoding anti-sigma factor → MNTKEYISSGIIESYILGHASPEEAGILECVMKNNAEVKAAFEEAQETLETLATAQAVAPPSDLKSKIWNTIQEKQTVAEESISIPVSTSVSKDEEEIKIKREAPGNINWKAYTMAASVLFLVSIAGNLFWMNSQSATKQEMTKLTAEKQSQDAAMKKMDQKLNMFSNPDMQMVMLKGVEKHQEAKAMVFWDKKTKEVYLNAENLPKAPTGMQYQLWAIEDGKPVNAGMYSEDKDSQIALATISKAQAFAITLEKEGGSIVPTMENIYVMGGI, encoded by the coding sequence TTGAACACTAAAGAATACATATCATCCGGAATTATAGAATCTTATATTCTAGGCCATGCTTCTCCTGAGGAAGCGGGTATTTTGGAGTGTGTGATGAAAAATAATGCCGAAGTGAAAGCTGCTTTTGAAGAAGCACAAGAAACTTTGGAAACTTTGGCTACTGCTCAAGCTGTAGCTCCTCCAAGTGATCTGAAATCTAAAATTTGGAACACCATTCAGGAGAAACAAACTGTAGCAGAGGAAAGCATTTCTATTCCTGTAAGTACTTCCGTTTCAAAAGATGAGGAAGAAATTAAAATTAAAAGAGAAGCGCCAGGGAATATTAATTGGAAAGCGTACACGATGGCCGCTTCCGTTTTATTCCTTGTAAGTATAGCTGGAAATTTATTTTGGATGAATAGCCAGTCTGCAACGAAACAGGAAATGACAAAACTGACAGCAGAAAAACAATCTCAGGATGCTGCTATGAAAAAGATGGATCAGAAGCTGAATATGTTCTCTAACCCAGATATGCAAATGGTCATGTTAAAAGGGGTAGAAAAACATCAAGAGGCCAAGGCCATGGTTTTTTGGGATAAAAAGACAAAAGAAGTTTATCTGAATGCTGAGAATCTTCCCAAAGCACCTACAGGTATGCAGTATCAGCTTTGGGCTATTGAAGACGGAAAACCTGTAAATGCAGGAATGTATTCTGAAGATAAAGATAGCCAGATTGCATTAGCTACCATTTCAAAAGCGCAGGCTTTTGCTATCACTCTTGAAAAAGAAGGCGGAAGTATCGTTCCTACTATGGAAAATATATATGTAATGGGAGGAATATAA
- a CDS encoding Crp/Fnr family transcriptional regulator — protein MLLEKLLKEFNVDVNTFNSVDSERFDQYFERILIKKNTFLIKEGELEKYSYFIFNGIARCWTLNHNGEEQTFWFCKEGTFSLSNISFTLREKSTFNVQALTNCEIYKIDQDHAAKLYHAIPGLKAVFEGLTARLLDKLLTRNINLIKYSPEQYYLQMMAEFGNAFNDIPLKDIASYLGITPQALSRIRKRIF, from the coding sequence ATGCTTTTAGAAAAACTACTCAAAGAGTTCAATGTCGATGTCAATACGTTCAATTCAGTTGATTCTGAACGATTTGATCAGTATTTTGAACGTATTTTGATTAAAAAGAATACATTCCTTATCAAAGAAGGAGAATTAGAAAAATACAGCTATTTTATTTTCAATGGAATAGCACGTTGCTGGACTTTAAACCATAATGGTGAAGAACAAACATTCTGGTTTTGTAAGGAAGGTACATTTTCTTTATCTAATATTTCTTTTACCTTGCGGGAAAAATCAACGTTCAATGTTCAAGCTCTTACAAACTGTGAGATTTATAAAATAGATCAGGATCATGCAGCTAAGTTATACCATGCAATTCCTGGATTAAAAGCTGTCTTTGAAGGTTTGACAGCCAGATTGTTGGATAAACTTTTAACCCGAAATATCAATCTGATTAAATATTCTCCTGAACAGTATTATTTACAAATGATGGCAGAATTTGGTAATGCCTTCAATGATATTCCCTTAAAAGATATTGCTTCGTATTTAGGAATTACTCCACAGGCATTAAGCAGGATAAGGAAACGGATTTTTTAA
- a CDS encoding GNAT family N-acetyltransferase, with translation MIREINKADYPQLMRIWESSVLSTHDFLKEEDFNYYKKEIPGYFEHVTLLGFEENGALIGFMGVAEGNLEMLFIHNDHRGKGIGKKLIQYGIDHLKVTKVDVNEQNEQAVGFYQYIGFRILERSALDGQGKEYPICIWVYKIKAS, from the coding sequence ATGATTAGAGAAATAAACAAGGCAGATTATCCCCAGCTTATGAGAATATGGGAAAGTTCCGTACTCAGCACCCACGACTTTTTGAAAGAAGAAGATTTTAACTACTATAAAAAAGAGATTCCTGGATATTTTGAACACGTTACCTTGTTGGGTTTTGAAGAAAATGGTGCTTTAATCGGGTTTATGGGAGTAGCTGAAGGAAATCTTGAAATGCTGTTCATTCATAACGATCATCGCGGGAAAGGAATTGGTAAAAAGCTGATTCAGTATGGAATTGATCATTTAAAAGTGACCAAAGTGGACGTCAATGAACAGAATGAACAGGCCGTTGGCTTTTATCAGTACATCGGATTCCGTATTCTGGAAAGATCAGCATTAGATGGGCAAGGTAAAGAATACCCTATTTGCATATGGGTTTATAAGATTAAAGCTTCTTAA
- a CDS encoding Lrp/AsnC family transcriptional regulator → MEHLDDKDIKLLKLLQNNAKLTVKELAKEINLSPSPVFERVKRLEQEGFVKRYAAILDAEKLNRGFTVFCQIKLKIHDRSVGYDFVKEILEIEEVAECYNISGDFDFLLKVQVRDMKHYQDFVFNKLGSVDSIGSTHSTFVMAEVKNNQGLTL, encoded by the coding sequence GTGGAACATCTCGATGATAAGGATATAAAACTGCTGAAATTGCTTCAGAACAATGCAAAACTGACAGTTAAAGAGCTTGCTAAAGAAATTAACCTCTCTCCTTCCCCCGTTTTTGAAAGAGTAAAAAGACTGGAGCAGGAAGGTTTCGTGAAAAGGTATGCTGCTATTTTAGATGCAGAAAAGCTTAACCGTGGATTTACGGTATTTTGCCAAATCAAATTAAAGATCCATGATCGTTCTGTAGGCTATGATTTTGTAAAAGAAATTCTGGAAATTGAAGAAGTGGCAGAATGCTACAATATTTCCGGTGATTTTGATTTTCTGTTAAAAGTTCAGGTTCGGGATATGAAACATTATCAGGATTTTGTATTTAATAAGCTCGGTTCTGTAGATTCTATAGGAAGTACACACAGTACATTTGTAATGGCTGAAGTAAAGAATAATCAGGGTTTGACTTTGTAA
- a CDS encoding XRE family transcriptional regulator, which translates to MSIFSNNIRSLRAKRKLSQQNVADDLAISRVRYSKYENGISEPPMELLIKIAKYFHVSIDLLLSVDLQKYSTEDMLKLPDNRIVLPVAVDDLGNDTIEIIPQKASMGYLEGYSDVGYIESLQRIALPFLNNGKYRAFPADGDSMPPFRNGSYIVGKYVEGIDELKPGKTYVFITQNDGITYKRFKENKGNAISVSADNSFYEPYDIPFEDIVEIWQYASGIFPEDFEPGDYESYNFKEMFRELRQDIKELDNKVSIRRRKSSK; encoded by the coding sequence ATGTCAATTTTTTCAAATAATATACGCTCTCTAAGAGCCAAGAGAAAGCTTTCTCAACAAAATGTAGCTGATGACCTTGCGATCTCCAGAGTGAGATATTCTAAATACGAAAATGGAATCTCGGAACCTCCTATGGAGCTTCTTATAAAAATCGCCAAGTATTTTCATGTGAGTATAGATTTGCTGCTATCAGTGGATCTTCAGAAATATTCAACAGAAGATATGCTAAAGCTTCCGGATAACAGAATTGTTCTTCCTGTAGCTGTAGATGATCTTGGAAATGACACCATAGAAATTATTCCACAAAAAGCTTCCATGGGATATTTGGAAGGATATAGTGATGTGGGATATATTGAAAGTCTTCAGCGTATTGCCCTTCCCTTTTTAAATAATGGAAAATACAGAGCATTTCCGGCAGATGGAGATTCGATGCCACCATTCAGAAATGGCTCCTATATTGTAGGAAAATATGTAGAGGGAATTGATGAGTTGAAACCTGGAAAAACTTATGTTTTCATTACTCAAAATGATGGGATTACCTATAAACGTTTTAAGGAAAATAAAGGAAATGCAATTTCTGTAAGTGCAGATAATTCTTTCTATGAACCCTATGATATTCCCTTTGAAGATATTGTGGAAATCTGGCAGTATGCTTCAGGAATTTTCCCTGAAGATTTTGAACCTGGAGATTATGAAAGCTATAATTTCAAGGAAATGTTCCGGGAACTAAGACAAGACATTAAAGAACTGGATAACAAAGTTTCTATACGCCGTAGAAAGTCTTCAAAATAA
- a CDS encoding alkaline phosphatase, producing the protein MDRRKFLKGSVLLSGLLSLSPSELWSSKRTTESSGIGKAKNIIFMISDGMSLGTLSMADLYSRNILGKDSHWLSLYHHKKVSRALMDTASASSIVTDSAAASSAFGGGIRVQNGVLNKGANGENHFPIWQQYKKAGKKTGCVTTVTVTHATPAGFCVNSSKRNAEPQIAEMYAELEIDVLMGGGDEFFNPLKREDQKDLYSTYRKKNYQVLKDRADLKNIKKGDKILGIFNTGALPYSIDRTHLSEFRNTPTLAEMATAAINQMKDHTEGFVLQVEGGKVDWAAHANDIAALIHDQLAFDEAVKAVMDFAEKDGNTLVIITTDHGNANPGTIYGKDATKNFNSISSYQYTNEYILNKIHKDHSIKDIKDWIYEANMLVLNDDEAKHLQSFYSGLEKEEGLYNYKKLPFKLYSEIQKSRNSVGWISMDHSGDYVEVAAYGPGSQYLQPYLKNTDLHDLMLRASPV; encoded by the coding sequence ATGGATAGAAGAAAATTTCTAAAAGGTTCAGTTTTGCTTTCAGGGTTATTGTCCTTGTCACCATCTGAACTTTGGAGCTCTAAAAGAACTACCGAATCTTCCGGAATCGGAAAAGCCAAAAATATCATATTCATGATCAGTGATGGAATGAGCTTGGGAACCCTTTCAATGGCCGATCTTTATTCCAGGAATATATTGGGAAAAGACAGTCATTGGCTCAGTTTATATCACCACAAAAAAGTTTCACGGGCATTAATGGATACTGCTTCTGCAAGTTCAATTGTTACAGATTCTGCAGCGGCCAGTTCAGCTTTTGGAGGCGGGATAAGAGTGCAAAACGGAGTATTAAATAAGGGAGCGAATGGTGAAAACCATTTTCCAATATGGCAGCAATATAAAAAAGCCGGAAAAAAGACAGGATGTGTGACTACTGTTACCGTAACACATGCTACTCCTGCAGGATTTTGTGTTAATTCCTCAAAAAGAAATGCAGAGCCTCAAATTGCTGAAATGTATGCCGAATTAGAAATAGATGTTTTAATGGGAGGCGGAGATGAGTTTTTTAATCCATTAAAAAGAGAAGACCAAAAAGATCTCTATTCCACTTATAGAAAAAAGAATTATCAAGTTTTGAAAGATCGTGCAGATTTAAAAAACATTAAAAAAGGAGATAAGATATTAGGAATTTTCAATACAGGAGCTTTACCTTATAGTATTGACAGAACTCACCTTTCTGAATTTAGAAATACACCGACTTTAGCAGAAATGGCCACTGCGGCTATTAATCAAATGAAGGATCATACGGAGGGCTTTGTTCTTCAGGTAGAGGGCGGAAAAGTAGACTGGGCAGCCCATGCCAATGATATTGCAGCATTGATTCATGATCAACTGGCATTTGATGAAGCGGTAAAAGCAGTAATGGATTTTGCTGAAAAAGATGGAAATACCCTGGTAATTATCACAACAGATCATGGAAATGCCAATCCCGGAACAATTTATGGAAAAGACGCCACAAAAAACTTCAATAGCATCTCATCTTATCAATACACCAATGAGTATATCCTGAATAAAATTCATAAAGATCACTCCATTAAAGATATTAAAGACTGGATATATGAAGCCAATATGTTGGTTTTGAATGATGATGAAGCCAAACATTTGCAAAGTTTCTACAGTGGATTGGAAAAAGAAGAAGGACTTTACAATTATAAAAAACTGCCATTTAAACTGTATTCAGAAATTCAGAAAAGCCGGAATTCGGTAGGCTGGATCAGTATGGATCATTCAGGAGATTATGTAGAAGTGGCAGCCTATGGACCAGGGAGTCAGTATCTACAGCCCTACCTTAAAAATACAGATTTACATGATCTCATGCTGAGAGCATCTCCTGTATAA
- a CDS encoding GTP-binding protein → MKKKLPVTVLSGFLGAGKTTLLNHILHNKQGLKVAVIVNDMSEVNIDARLVENQNTLSRTEEKLVEMSNGCICCTLREDLMVEVERLAHENRFDYLLIESTGISEPIPVAQTFTYIDEESGIDLSRFSYVDTMVTVVDSFNFMKDFASHERLMDRHLTDIDGDYRTIVNLLTDQIEFANVIILNKTDLIDQETLGFLKSALKKLNPGASILESEFGKINPQQILNTKLFDFEQAQISAGWQKELQSGHHTPETEEYGIGSLVFRDKRPFHPERLWEYLNHYPEGILRAKGLFWLASRPGDALNFSQAGGSFRLEKAGVWWSSMPMSHRVQYPSFIENQEFIENRWDKNWGDRINELVFIGQYLNKEEILQGLTHCLINDHEKELFDRKADFEDPFPEHI, encoded by the coding sequence ATGAAAAAGAAACTCCCTGTAACAGTACTTAGTGGTTTTCTAGGAGCTGGGAAAACGACTTTATTAAACCATATCCTTCATAATAAACAAGGTTTAAAAGTAGCAGTCATTGTCAATGATATGAGTGAAGTTAATATTGATGCACGACTGGTAGAAAATCAAAATACCCTTTCAAGAACGGAAGAAAAGCTGGTAGAAATGAGTAACGGATGCATTTGCTGTACTTTAAGAGAAGACCTCATGGTAGAAGTAGAACGCTTAGCTCATGAAAACCGCTTCGATTATCTTTTGATCGAAAGTACAGGCATCAGTGAGCCTATTCCTGTAGCACAGACCTTCACTTATATTGATGAAGAAAGTGGAATAGACCTTTCTCGCTTTAGCTATGTAGACACTATGGTAACAGTAGTAGATAGTTTTAATTTCATGAAAGATTTTGCTTCCCATGAACGATTGATGGATCGTCACCTGACTGATATCGATGGAGATTACCGTACCATTGTGAATCTTCTTACTGACCAAATAGAATTTGCCAATGTTATTATTTTAAATAAAACAGATTTGATTGATCAGGAAACGCTTGGATTTTTAAAATCTGCACTTAAAAAACTAAATCCTGGTGCCAGCATCTTGGAATCAGAATTTGGCAAAATTAATCCACAACAAATCTTAAACACAAAACTTTTTGATTTTGAACAAGCACAAATCTCAGCAGGATGGCAAAAAGAACTGCAATCCGGCCATCATACTCCAGAAACAGAAGAATACGGAATAGGTTCTTTGGTATTCAGGGATAAAAGACCATTTCATCCGGAAAGACTTTGGGAATATCTTAATCATTATCCTGAAGGTATATTAAGAGCCAAAGGACTTTTCTGGTTAGCTTCCAGACCTGGCGATGCTCTCAACTTTTCTCAGGCAGGAGGTTCATTTCGTTTAGAGAAAGCAGGAGTCTGGTGGAGTAGTATGCCTATGAGCCATAGGGTACAATATCCTTCTTTTATAGAAAATCAGGAATTTATCGAAAACAGATGGGATAAAAATTGGGGTGACAGAATCAATGAACTGGTTTTCATTGGACAATATCTTAATAAGGAAGAGATATTGCAAGGCCTTACGCATTGCTTAATTAACGATCATGAAAAAGAATTATTTGACCGAAAAGCAGATTTTGAAGACCCATTTCCTGAGCATATTTAA
- a CDS encoding MerC domain-containing protein, whose amino-acid sequence MKSKILDAVGISAAVLCLIHCIVFPLLLIIPLGISHNPYIDLTFLIIGTLVVYRQTRQVSNNWLQILFWISLGFIAVSILIDLLFEIHLPLIYIGAAGLITAHIINFKNHKH is encoded by the coding sequence ATGAAGTCTAAAATTCTTGATGCAGTAGGAATCTCAGCCGCAGTGTTATGCCTGATTCATTGTATTGTCTTCCCTTTGTTGCTTATCATTCCCTTAGGAATTTCGCATAATCCCTATATCGATCTGACGTTTCTTATTATCGGAACCCTTGTTGTATACAGACAAACCAGGCAAGTGAGCAATAATTGGTTACAAATTCTATTCTGGATTTCGCTTGGATTCATTGCTGTTTCAATATTGATTGATTTACTATTTGAAATTCATCTGCCTTTAATCTATATAGGCGCAGCAGGATTAATTACGGCACATATTATCAACTTTAAGAACCATAAACACTAA
- a CDS encoding Fur family transcriptional regulator — MRQVRNTHAKTEILSLINGSDVALSHSDIQKQLGDLCNRVTIYRVLERLENEGAIHRIVNVDGVVNFAKCSGKCSHEQHFHNHVHFNCKKCHSVTCIENAIPEISLPEHFIAEEYNFIISGVCPKCTMKA; from the coding sequence ATGAGACAAGTTAGAAATACCCACGCCAAAACTGAAATTTTAAGCCTTATTAATGGTTCTGATGTGGCTTTAAGCCATTCTGATATTCAGAAACAACTAGGTGATCTGTGTAATAGAGTGACCATTTATAGAGTTTTAGAAAGGCTTGAAAATGAGGGCGCTATTCACAGGATCGTTAATGTGGATGGTGTTGTCAATTTTGCAAAGTGCAGCGGGAAATGTAGCCATGAGCAACATTTTCATAATCATGTTCATTTTAATTGTAAAAAATGTCATTCTGTAACGTGTATTGAGAATGCAATCCCGGAAATTAGTTTACCTGAGCATTTTATTGCTGAAGAATATAACTTTATCATCAGTGGGGTGTGTCCAAAATGTACAATGAAGGCATAA
- a CDS encoding helix-turn-helix domain-containing protein produces MRDVENYSIPYVSEKIGLQNVEGIVVNKTEDSVRKGLTNYPHTVNGFICAICIKGKAELKINFQKRLLEPYTLMVVLPGSMMEPIEVSEDLHIDTIFFDPDFISRDLLSNNYLFFHEIKQTPCIKLNDKSFEIFKQHHTSISTHYYRQESRSKAEILQFLLLALLAEIKDEYNTMGEQDQKHTRATELTAVFFDLLQHHHKEERTVSFYAQKMHLTSKYLTTIIRKQTGKSILVWINEAVIAQAKSLLKTTNLSVMEITDVLNFAESSLFCRFFKRYTSMTPSAYRGN; encoded by the coding sequence ATGAGAGATGTTGAAAATTACAGTATACCTTATGTATCTGAAAAAATAGGATTGCAGAATGTAGAAGGAATTGTGGTAAACAAAACAGAAGATTCAGTACGAAAGGGATTAACAAATTATCCGCATACTGTCAATGGCTTTATCTGCGCCATCTGTATAAAAGGAAAGGCAGAACTAAAAATAAATTTTCAGAAAAGACTATTAGAACCTTATACTCTCATGGTTGTACTTCCCGGTTCCATGATGGAACCAATAGAGGTATCTGAAGATCTGCATATAGACACGATTTTTTTCGATCCTGATTTTATTTCCAGAGATCTTCTTTCGAATAATTACCTATTTTTTCACGAAATAAAGCAAACACCCTGTATCAAATTAAATGATAAAAGTTTTGAGATCTTCAAACAACATCATACAAGTATTTCTACACATTATTATAGACAAGAAAGCAGGAGTAAGGCAGAGATACTTCAATTCCTGTTGTTAGCCCTTTTGGCAGAAATAAAAGATGAATATAATACGATGGGTGAACAGGATCAAAAGCATACAAGAGCAACAGAATTAACAGCTGTATTTTTTGATTTGTTACAACATCATCATAAAGAAGAAAGAACTGTTTCCTTCTATGCGCAGAAAATGCATCTAACCAGTAAATACCTGACTACAATAATACGTAAACAGACAGGAAAGTCTATCCTTGTTTGGATCAATGAAGCAGTTATTGCACAGGCCAAATCTTTATTGAAAACAACCAATCTGTCAGTAATGGAAATTACTGATGTACTAAATTTTGCCGAGTCATCTCTATTTTGTAGGTTTTTCAAAAGATACACCAGCATGACACCTTCTGCATACAGAGGAAATTAA